A segment of the Coffea arabica cultivar ET-39 chromosome 8c, Coffea Arabica ET-39 HiFi, whole genome shotgun sequence genome:
TTTTCTAAAGCCATACTTCTGGATTGAGTCTACTGTTCTTCTCTCTCTACCATGTTCTCTCTCTATTCTCTCTCTTCCTATACATACAACTTCTATATACATTGAAACACTACCATATTTCGCCGGAAAACAGCTTGTTTTCGCCGGAAAACCGGTGGTTCGTCGGCGGGGAATTGTTCAAGGACGATAGTGTCGCTGTTTCATTGGCATATTCTAAGGGTTTTACACGAGTTTTGCGAATCGGTGTGCGGAATCGGCGTGATCTCTGAGTTCGACTCGGTTCGTGGAGTTTTTACGAGAATGTGGCGAGTGTGAAGCCgttgttttggattttttcgCCCTAGATCACGATCTAGGGCCTTGTTAAGGTTCATATTGTGGTAAATATTGTAAACTTTCAGCGGTGAAATTGctgttattttttttcctttttgggaaTTAgagtgaagaagaagaaggagaagacgGCGAGAAGTAGAGAAGAAAAGCTTCGGGATGAGATGgtgagataattttgtgaatattGTGGCTAATTATATGTAAATTCACGTTACATTaattttgtatttgaaaaagtaatagtaAATAtaagaatgcgttttggtgaaaatgtatgtttgttttttccatagcttttttattttgaatttggatCTCGAGCATGTTTTCGTAGTTTTGCCACTACCAGATAATTTTCCGGGAAGATTACtgtagcttttttttttaacaaataaattttcTGTTTAGCGTATATGCACAGTATGCGTGTAGGTATAACAAAGAGTACTGCTTGTTtctgtaacttttttttttttgggtgatgaAGCTGGTAATTGAGCTGTTTAATTTCGCAAAGCTCTAGTCCCAGATTAACGGCTTTGGCcggttttgtatttttttttgcaatttttttctcCAATACATACTTTTTTTTCTAAGTAGTAGTTTGGTTTCGGCTAATTTTTGGGTTATACATTACCAAAGCTGGAGCGTTTCCGGCTAAATTTCGCCTAGTTTCAGATCTTACAAGCTTTAGGTCCATATTatgtgaaaatatatttttggaAGATTCTAATCTGGGTAGTATCTTTACCttttttatttgactttttttcttttttcatatttattGGTGTCTTAGCAAAAATTGTTCGGGGGTTTACCTGTATTTTCTTGTTTCACCTAAAAGGAAAAGTCATATTTATGTTTGGCTACTTGGGGAAATAGGAGTTTTATTTCTTTACCTTgggggaaaaataaatttaaaattaagaAATTCGGGGATTGTGAATTTAAAGGTTTCAGTCCATGTTTGGCAGCTGATGGTCTGCTATGTATGTGCTGTTAATTCCGTTTTCTGCAATAGTGGTATGATTTATCACCCATAGTCACACTGGTTTATGGTCTTTCAAGTTGTTGATTTTGGCTTAGCTTGGGCTTGAGATATTATTAGTATTGTTTTGCGTTCTTTTCCGCCTCCCCCTCTGTTGATTGCATAATGCAAAGCTTGAATGGGCATGCATCTATTAGTTGGATTAagacttttgttttccttcttcAAGTTATTCCAACAATTATGGAAAATAAAGGAGGTGGTATCCTACTGCATGGCAGTTTTTACCTGTGCAGACCCATCTTCTTGTTTAAGCATTATTGGAATGTCTAGAAACAAAGGAAGTTGACATAGTTTGAATATGTAAGCAAGGGAGTTCCATGCATGAGTGCTGCAAGAGCCAAGTCATTTTTCTAGCGAGAGTGAGGGCAATATATTATGTTACAATGAGTTGATTTTGGGTTTTATCGTATTCGGAGTTGTGGTGTTACATGAATTTCTGAAGCTATTACATGAGTTTCATGTTGTCTTTAGTTGGTTAATTAATAGGCTTTATTTGGTAAATGAGAGTTTTTAAAGTAAACTTGATTGAAATTAGTTGGTTAGTTAATAGGCTTTTTTTGGTAAATGAAAGTTTTTGAAGTACTTTATTGAAATTGCTGGATGTTGCTCTTAAAAACAATTTTGTTTTGCCTATGCGTATGTGTTAACTAATGTTCTACCATATTGAGCAATGCTGGATATTTGCAACCCTTATTTGTCCAGGAATACTATAGTACTGAGGATCATTTCTTGTCTGTTTGGTTAATATGGACTGACGGCTTATTGCCTACCtgtctaattttgaaaattctgtCCTCTTCATCTAAGTTTGCTGTATGTGATTTAACAGGTGGAAGGAAAGGCTTGTATGTCAAGAGAGGCTAAATTGGAATTCTTGAAGCGCAAAAGGCTTCAGCGGATGAAAACTGAAACTGTTAATGATTTCACTTGTGTCAGTAACATGATGAGTAGGAGCGGAGGAGATGCTTTAAGAGGCTCTGCACCATGTGGTGTGAGAATCCATGGCAATATGGATAACTTTTCACAACCTGGAGCTACTTCAAATGTGAAAGATGTATTTACCAAGCGCAAAGTGGCAAAGTTCGATACTACTGACCTTGACTGGATAGATAAAATTCCAGAGTGTCCTGTTTATTGTCCGAATAAGGAGGAGTTTGAGGATCCTTTAGTTTATCTGCAGAGAATAGCTCCTGAAGCTTCCAAATATGGTATTTGACTATACATAGTTTTCTTGTATTCAGTACACACATTTTCTTCCTGTGGTTGGGTGAAAAAGAGTATGATTTGATTGTGATATTGACGCTTAATTCAAAGACTAACAAAACTGGTTCTGCTTGCTTAAAGTTTTATGCTATGCATGTGACAGATACTTGTTTTATCTGCCTCCTCCTCACCACTGAATTTGCCTGTGAAATGAAATTCTATTGGTTTGTTGGATTAGACCTTATAACCTGATGGTTATATCAGGAATATGCAAGATTGTTTGCCCTGTAAGTGCTGATGTTCCGGCTGGTGTAGTTTTGATGAAAGAAAAAGCTGGATTCAAGTTTACAACAAGAGTTCAACCTCTTCGTCTTGCTGAGTGGGACACAGATGACAAAGTCACTTTCTTTATGAGTGGAAGGTGAGCTTTGCTTTGATAATGCATTCATATTGATTGGTTATCTATTTAGACCTTGAGCATGATTGTCATTTTTCAGAAACTATACATTTCGTGATTTCGAGAAAATGGCGAACAAGGTATTTGCACGTAGATATTGTAGTGCTGGATGTCTTCCTGCTACATACTTGGAAAAAGAATTTTGGCATGAAATAGCATGTGGAAAGACTGAAAGTGTTGAATATGCATGCGATGTTGATGGTAGTGCCTTTTCATCTTCTTCCAGTGATCAGCTCGGAAAAAGCAAATGGAATTTGAAGGTTTTTATCTCATTAAAGTCTTCTCTTCCTTATTATTTCTGCCTAGCTCAAATTCTCCTTCAGTAGGTTTCACATTAGTATGAACAATTTGGGACATTAACTACTTTTTAAACCCTAAATAATTACACACATACAAAAGGCCTGCAATTGCTGAAAAGAATGCCTTGAGGCAATGGGTAAACTGAGCTCAGACAATTGCTATCAGGTTGAACAAATTGAAATGATTTATTTTCCTAGAAACAAGCAACTTCATTTCCCACAAAAGCTACATTCAGAAAACAGCAGTATGTTGACATATCTATGTGACTTGCCTGATAAGTAAACTTGTGAAATGGAAGAAAGAACCGTAAAACATTAAGGGCTGATGATTTGTTTCCTTTTTAACCTTTTATCTTTGTGGATTAAGGGACTTGTGAGTTTATTGGATCAGTTAGGCAAGTTGTTAGCAGGATTGATTGCAAAACGTTCTTGAACCCATttcatctttcatcttctttccTGCGTATAAATGGATGGTCATTTATGGGGGGGTTTTTTCTAATACCTTTTTTACTATCTTCTGGCAAATTTTGAATCTTTTGCTTCTGTAATGCAGAAACTTTCTCGGTTGCCGAAATCCGTTTTACGCCTTCTACAAACGGCAATCCCGGTATTGTGATCTTCCtaaataggtttttttttttgtttttaaatttattttacatGTCTGTGTTTCTTAGCTCATTTTCGCTTATACTGCAGGGTGTTACAGAACCTATGCTCTACATTGGGATGCTATTTAGTATGTTTGCATGGCACGTGGAAGATCATTACTTGTATAGGTATGTCTTCTTTAGACTGTGGTTGTGTTATTGTCATTTAATGATTGTTGATAATTAGTTTGATCATTGTGCAGTATCAATTACCATCATTGTGGGGCAGCGAAAACCTGGTATGGCATTCCAGGTCATGCGGCTCTGGATTTCGAAAAGGTGGTTCGAGAACATGTTTACACTCGTGATATTTTGTCTGCTGATGGAGAGGATGGGGCTTTTGATGTGCTTTTGGGGAAGACAACACTCTTTCCTCCAAGCATACTCTTGCAGCATAATGTCCCTGTCTACAAGGCTGTGCAGAAGCCTGGGGAGTATATAGTAACCTTTCCTAGAGCATACCATGCAGGATTTAGCCATGGTAAGATCTTAGATATCTTGTACAGATTAACTAGCAAAACCTACTTCCTCGGGTTTGTTTAATCTGTTTGTTACATTCTCTGGTCATTGCATTCCTATACTTTttacttttctattttttgcatgctttaaagcACTTTAAATATTTTGCAGGCTTCAATTGTGGTGAAGCTGTGAACTTTGCAATTGGCGATTGGTTTCCATTGGGGTCAATTGCCAGCCGTCGTTACGCACTTCTAAATAGGATGCCACTTCTTCCCCATGAGGAGCTTCTATGTAAAGAAGCACTGATCCTTGGCATGCGTTCGGAAGTTGAAGATCCAGAATATTCATCTGCAGACTCGATAGCACAACGAAACATAAAGGTTTCTTTTGTGAATTTGATGCGGTTCCAGCATCAAGCTCGTTGGTGCTTGATGAAATCACGAGCATGCTGGggtgtttcttcattttctcaTGGAACTATCCTTTGTAGCGTCTGTAAACGTGATTGTTACGTAGCATATCTTA
Coding sequences within it:
- the LOC113705314 gene encoding lysine-specific demethylase JMJ13-like isoform X2; the protein is MVEGKACMSREAKLEFLKRKRLQRMKTETVNDFTCVSNMMSRSGGDALRGSAPCGVRIHGNMDNFSQPGATSNVKDVFTKRKVAKFDTTDLDWIDKIPECPVYCPNKEEFEDPLVYLQRIAPEASKYVLMKEKAGFKFTTRVQPLRLAEWDTDDKVTFFMSGRNYTFRDFEKMANKVFARRYCSAGCLPATYLEKEFWHEIACGKTESVEYACDVDGSAFSSSSSDQLGKSKWNLKKLSRLPKSVLRLLQTAIPGVTEPMLYIGMLFSMFAWHVEDHYLYSINYHHCGAAKTWYGIPGHAALDFEKVVREHVYTRDILSADGEDGAFDVLLGKTTLFPPSILLQHNVPVYKAVQKPGEYIVTFPRAYHAGFSHGFNCGEAVNFAIGDWFPLGSIASRRYALLNRMPLLPHEELLCKEALILGMRSEVEDPEYSSADSIAQRNIKVSFVNLMRFQHQARWCLMKSRACWGVSSFSHGTILCSVCKRDCYVAYLNCNCTSHPVCLRHDPKLLDFPCGGIQTLFLREDIFDMEAAAKKFEQEDSILDEQLSRHSDDLILLYNIFPWAQSNGYIPYCDIDLESNLAFPNIENPSEEPMSSSPCYPSMCDVENLKTEKLDTSTISSFVELADSITKIDHVHESHLRNPASIKSSTEALVGFGDSESLMSDEHAGGHLRENQRKDVRPTEDNESDESDSEIFRVKRRSSVKIEQRCGQDPLSISFDHQGFKRLKKCQSEASNGQLIASEPSVADIPSYTSRPKSNNFKEVADNGLRDRFANRNTGTLSIKIKKVGNDEMMSKNGEHQRSDRCQHDLGRTVREPQPPLEMGPKRLKVKGPSFIGLDNRLD
- the LOC113705314 gene encoding lysine-specific demethylase JMJ13-like isoform X1 codes for the protein MVEGKACMSREAKLEFLKRKRLQRMKTETVNDFTCVSNMMSRSGGDALRGSAPCGVRIHGNMDNFSQPGATSNVKDVFTKRKVAKFDTTDLDWIDKIPECPVYCPNKEEFEDPLVYLQRIAPEASKYGICKIVCPVSADVPAGVVLMKEKAGFKFTTRVQPLRLAEWDTDDKVTFFMSGRNYTFRDFEKMANKVFARRYCSAGCLPATYLEKEFWHEIACGKTESVEYACDVDGSAFSSSSSDQLGKSKWNLKKLSRLPKSVLRLLQTAIPGVTEPMLYIGMLFSMFAWHVEDHYLYSINYHHCGAAKTWYGIPGHAALDFEKVVREHVYTRDILSADGEDGAFDVLLGKTTLFPPSILLQHNVPVYKAVQKPGEYIVTFPRAYHAGFSHGFNCGEAVNFAIGDWFPLGSIASRRYALLNRMPLLPHEELLCKEALILGMRSEVEDPEYSSADSIAQRNIKVSFVNLMRFQHQARWCLMKSRACWGVSSFSHGTILCSVCKRDCYVAYLNCNCTSHPVCLRHDPKLLDFPCGGIQTLFLREDIFDMEAAAKKFEQEDSILDEQLSRHSDDLILLYNIFPWAQSNGYIPYCDIDLESNLAFPNIENPSEEPMSSSPCYPSMCDVENLKTEKLDTSTISSFVELADSITKIDHVHESHLRNPASIKSSTEALVGFGDSESLMSDEHAGGHLRENQRKDVRPTEDNESDESDSEIFRVKRRSSVKIEQRCGQDPLSISFDHQGFKRLKKCQSEASNGQLIASEPSVADIPSYTSRPKSNNFKEVADNGLRDRFANRNTGTLSIKIKKVGNDEMMSKNGEHQRSDRCQHDLGRTVREPQPPLEMGPKRLKVKGPSFIGLDNRLD